One stretch of Paramormyrops kingsleyae isolate MSU_618 chromosome 4, PKINGS_0.4, whole genome shotgun sequence DNA includes these proteins:
- the slc39a6 gene encoding zinc transporter ZIP6 isoform X1 — translation MTMAVMRQGNTEVLWGVFLLCWLGCLSDVAPNCTTTQAGPQGQLLSAVNTQVAEQMQRRQLEELFRRYGENGTISLDGLKRLLKSVGLAHVRQLNVRHREHSGLGYEEGGRQQHRHHGHHGHPPHQHSDFEEVPHRQGSAGGKRVAKSSKDQRDEAALGKKTESSDAHHNLYVKKGPLELSTTPVYTTNILLKSQEVRARRNADTDRPRDGPPADGEANPTSPGPASSGPQISNLLVTGEQSLTVPTHQEVPDLRKSDKEEHDQDHEHDHDHDQDHDQDHDHSHDQDHDHSHDQDHDHSHDQDHDHSHDQDHDQHHDHDHNHEHPKVECLNASRLLTAHGMTSEMVLSPTDFGYLCPALLNQIDSKSCIRHQGDHHCLDHDHKHCHHSHHEHTNTSPKTTSIHTEWLGGFVSITIISLLSLLGVVLIPLMNRIFFKFLLSFLVALAVGTLSGDAFLHLIPHSQKGHHHTDHGVEAHDEHASGLDPVWKGLTALSGVYLMFLIEHFLTLGKMYKEKKLKSQKKWDHNEDNTENKLPAVEDTDGLKPAEDVEMNGAGGLSERPNFMSDPSGQGVAEEEQVMLAPPAVPEGYDAYTSEDCENKCHSHFHDTVGQPDDLHHHHHDYHHILHHHHSQNHHPHSHSHPYSQQHFQEAGVATLAWMVIMGDGLHNFSDGLAIGAAFTESLSSGLSTSVAVFCHELPHELGDFAVLLKAGMTVKQAILYNVLSAMMAYLGMITGILIGHYAENVSMWIFALTAGLFMYVALVDMMPEMLHNNAGDHGFSHCGYFLLQNAGILLGFSIMLLIAIFEHKIQLDLGP, via the exons ATG ACCATGGCAGTGATGAGACAGGGAAACACCGAGGTCCTTTGGGGGGTCTTTCTGTTATGCTGGCTGGGATGCCTCAGTGACGTGGCCCCCAACTGCACCACGACACAGGCTGGACCCCAAGGTCAGCTCCTCTCGGCCGTAAACACGCAAGTGGCTGAGCAAATGCAGCGACGGCAACTGGAGGAGCTTTTCAGGAGGTACGGCGAGAACGGCACCATCTCCCTGGACGGCCTCAAGCGGCTGTTGAAGAGCGTAGGCCTCGCCCATGTCCGACAGCTGAACGTGCGCCACCGAGAGCACAGCGGGCTGGGCTATGAGGAAGGTGGGAGACAACAGCATCGCCATCATGGGCATCACGGTCATCCTCCACACCAGCACTCGGACTTCGAGGAGGTGCCCCACCGCCAGGGCTCTGCCGGGGGGAAGCGGGTGGCCAAATCCTCCAAAGACCAACGGGACGAAGCGGCGCTAGGGAAGAAAACGGAGAGCTCAGATGCACATCACAACCTCTACGTTAAGAAGGGCCCGCTGGAGCTCAGCACCACGCCAGTATACACCACCAACATCCTGCTCAAATCGCAGGAGGTGCGGGCTCGGAGAAACGCTGATACCGACCGGCCCCGTGATGGTCCCCCTGCTGATGGGGAGGCCAACCCTACCTCGCCGGGCCCAGCTAGCAGTGGGCCGCAGatcagcaaccttctggtcacaggaGAGCAGTCTCTGACTGTACCAACGCACCAAGAGGTGCCTGATCTTCGGAAATCTGATAAGGAAGAGCATGATCAGGATCACGAGCATGACCATGACCACGACCAGGACCATGACCAGGACCACGACCACAGCCATGACCAGGACCACGACCACAGCCATGACCAGGACCACGATCACAGCCATGACCAGGACCACGACCACAGCCATGACCAGGACCACGACCAGCATCACGATCATGACCACAATCATGAGCATCCCAAAGTTGAG TGCTTAAATGCCAGCAGGCTCCTGACGGCCCATGGAATGACGTCAGAAATGGTGCTCTCGCCCACTGACTTTGGCTACTTGTGTCCAGCCCTGCTCAATCAGATTGACTCCAAGTCCTGCATCCGGCACCAGGGGGATCACCACTGTTTAG ATCACGACCATAAACACTGTCACCATTCTCACCACGAACATACCAACACCAGCCCGAAAACAACTTCAATCCACACAG AGTGGTTAGGAGGATTTGTATCCATAACCATCATCAGCCTGCTGTCTCTCCTGGGGGTGGTGCTGATACCGCTGATGAATCGCATCTTCTTCAAGTTCCTCCTGAGCTTCCTGGTGGCATTGGCCGTGGGCACGCTTAGTGGGGACGCCTTTCTGCACCTTATCCCGCAT TCCCAGAAAGGTCATCACCACACCGACCATGGGGTCGAAGCCCATGATGAGCACGCTAGCGGCCTGGACCCGGTGTGGAAGGGGCTCACCGCCCTTTCTGGCGTCTACCTCATGTTCCTCATCGAGCATTTCCTCACACTCGGCAAGATGTATAAAGAGAAGAAGCTCAAG AGCCAGAAGAAGTGGGATCATAATGAAGACAATACAGAGAATAAGCTGCCGGCCGTGGAGGATACCGATGGCTTAAAGCCAGCCGAAG ATGTGGAGATGAATGGGGCTGGGGGCTTATCAGAGAGGCCTAACTTCATGTCAGACCCATCCGGGCAAGGTGTGGCAGAAGAGGAGCAGGTGAtgctggcgccccctgcagtccCAGAGGGGTATGACGCATACACCTCAGAGGACTGCGAGAACAAGTGCCACTCGCACTTCCACGATACCGTGGGCCAGCCGGATGACCTGCACCACCATCACCATGACTACCACCACATCCTGCACCACCACCATTCGCAGAACCACCACCCCCACAGCCACTCGCACCCATACTCCCAGCAGCATTTTCAGGAGGCGGGAGTGGCGACACTGGCCTGGATGGTAATCATGGGCGATGGACTGCACAACTTCAGCGATGGCCTGGCCATCG GTGCTGCATTCACTGAAAGCCTGTCCAGCGGCCTGAGTACCTCAGTGGCTGTGTTCTGTCATGAGCTTCCACATGAGTTGG GTGACTTTGCTGTGCTGCTGAAGGCTGGCATGACAGTGAAGCAGGCCATCCTGTACAACGTGCTGTCTGCCATGATGGCGTACCTGGGCATGATCACTGGCATCCTCATTGGCCATTACGCAGAAAACGTCTCCATGTGGATATTCGCCCTGACCGCCGGCCTCTTCATGTACGTCGCGCTGGTGGACATG ATGCCGGAGATGCTTCACAACAACGCCGGGGACCACGGCTTCAGCCACTGCGGCTACTTCCTCCTGCAGAACGCCGGCATCCTGTTGGGATTTAGCATCATGCTGCTCATCGCCATCTTCGAGCACAAGATCCAGCTGGACTTGGGGCCCTAA
- the slc39a6 gene encoding zinc transporter ZIP6 isoform X2, which produces MAVMRQGNTEVLWGVFLLCWLGCLSDVAPNCTTTQAGPQGQLLSAVNTQVAEQMQRRQLEELFRRYGENGTISLDGLKRLLKSVGLAHVRQLNVRHREHSGLGYEEGGRQQHRHHGHHGHPPHQHSDFEEVPHRQGSAGGKRVAKSSKDQRDEAALGKKTESSDAHHNLYVKKGPLELSTTPVYTTNILLKSQEVRARRNADTDRPRDGPPADGEANPTSPGPASSGPQISNLLVTGEQSLTVPTHQEVPDLRKSDKEEHDQDHEHDHDHDQDHDQDHDHSHDQDHDHSHDQDHDHSHDQDHDHSHDQDHDQHHDHDHNHEHPKVECLNASRLLTAHGMTSEMVLSPTDFGYLCPALLNQIDSKSCIRHQGDHHCLDHDHKHCHHSHHEHTNTSPKTTSIHTEWLGGFVSITIISLLSLLGVVLIPLMNRIFFKFLLSFLVALAVGTLSGDAFLHLIPHSQKGHHHTDHGVEAHDEHASGLDPVWKGLTALSGVYLMFLIEHFLTLGKMYKEKKLKSQKKWDHNEDNTENKLPAVEDTDGLKPAEDVEMNGAGGLSERPNFMSDPSGQGVAEEEQVMLAPPAVPEGYDAYTSEDCENKCHSHFHDTVGQPDDLHHHHHDYHHILHHHHSQNHHPHSHSHPYSQQHFQEAGVATLAWMVIMGDGLHNFSDGLAIGAAFTESLSSGLSTSVAVFCHELPHELGDFAVLLKAGMTVKQAILYNVLSAMMAYLGMITGILIGHYAENVSMWIFALTAGLFMYVALVDMMPEMLHNNAGDHGFSHCGYFLLQNAGILLGFSIMLLIAIFEHKIQLDLGP; this is translated from the exons ATGGCAGTGATGAGACAGGGAAACACCGAGGTCCTTTGGGGGGTCTTTCTGTTATGCTGGCTGGGATGCCTCAGTGACGTGGCCCCCAACTGCACCACGACACAGGCTGGACCCCAAGGTCAGCTCCTCTCGGCCGTAAACACGCAAGTGGCTGAGCAAATGCAGCGACGGCAACTGGAGGAGCTTTTCAGGAGGTACGGCGAGAACGGCACCATCTCCCTGGACGGCCTCAAGCGGCTGTTGAAGAGCGTAGGCCTCGCCCATGTCCGACAGCTGAACGTGCGCCACCGAGAGCACAGCGGGCTGGGCTATGAGGAAGGTGGGAGACAACAGCATCGCCATCATGGGCATCACGGTCATCCTCCACACCAGCACTCGGACTTCGAGGAGGTGCCCCACCGCCAGGGCTCTGCCGGGGGGAAGCGGGTGGCCAAATCCTCCAAAGACCAACGGGACGAAGCGGCGCTAGGGAAGAAAACGGAGAGCTCAGATGCACATCACAACCTCTACGTTAAGAAGGGCCCGCTGGAGCTCAGCACCACGCCAGTATACACCACCAACATCCTGCTCAAATCGCAGGAGGTGCGGGCTCGGAGAAACGCTGATACCGACCGGCCCCGTGATGGTCCCCCTGCTGATGGGGAGGCCAACCCTACCTCGCCGGGCCCAGCTAGCAGTGGGCCGCAGatcagcaaccttctggtcacaggaGAGCAGTCTCTGACTGTACCAACGCACCAAGAGGTGCCTGATCTTCGGAAATCTGATAAGGAAGAGCATGATCAGGATCACGAGCATGACCATGACCACGACCAGGACCATGACCAGGACCACGACCACAGCCATGACCAGGACCACGACCACAGCCATGACCAGGACCACGATCACAGCCATGACCAGGACCACGACCACAGCCATGACCAGGACCACGACCAGCATCACGATCATGACCACAATCATGAGCATCCCAAAGTTGAG TGCTTAAATGCCAGCAGGCTCCTGACGGCCCATGGAATGACGTCAGAAATGGTGCTCTCGCCCACTGACTTTGGCTACTTGTGTCCAGCCCTGCTCAATCAGATTGACTCCAAGTCCTGCATCCGGCACCAGGGGGATCACCACTGTTTAG ATCACGACCATAAACACTGTCACCATTCTCACCACGAACATACCAACACCAGCCCGAAAACAACTTCAATCCACACAG AGTGGTTAGGAGGATTTGTATCCATAACCATCATCAGCCTGCTGTCTCTCCTGGGGGTGGTGCTGATACCGCTGATGAATCGCATCTTCTTCAAGTTCCTCCTGAGCTTCCTGGTGGCATTGGCCGTGGGCACGCTTAGTGGGGACGCCTTTCTGCACCTTATCCCGCAT TCCCAGAAAGGTCATCACCACACCGACCATGGGGTCGAAGCCCATGATGAGCACGCTAGCGGCCTGGACCCGGTGTGGAAGGGGCTCACCGCCCTTTCTGGCGTCTACCTCATGTTCCTCATCGAGCATTTCCTCACACTCGGCAAGATGTATAAAGAGAAGAAGCTCAAG AGCCAGAAGAAGTGGGATCATAATGAAGACAATACAGAGAATAAGCTGCCGGCCGTGGAGGATACCGATGGCTTAAAGCCAGCCGAAG ATGTGGAGATGAATGGGGCTGGGGGCTTATCAGAGAGGCCTAACTTCATGTCAGACCCATCCGGGCAAGGTGTGGCAGAAGAGGAGCAGGTGAtgctggcgccccctgcagtccCAGAGGGGTATGACGCATACACCTCAGAGGACTGCGAGAACAAGTGCCACTCGCACTTCCACGATACCGTGGGCCAGCCGGATGACCTGCACCACCATCACCATGACTACCACCACATCCTGCACCACCACCATTCGCAGAACCACCACCCCCACAGCCACTCGCACCCATACTCCCAGCAGCATTTTCAGGAGGCGGGAGTGGCGACACTGGCCTGGATGGTAATCATGGGCGATGGACTGCACAACTTCAGCGATGGCCTGGCCATCG GTGCTGCATTCACTGAAAGCCTGTCCAGCGGCCTGAGTACCTCAGTGGCTGTGTTCTGTCATGAGCTTCCACATGAGTTGG GTGACTTTGCTGTGCTGCTGAAGGCTGGCATGACAGTGAAGCAGGCCATCCTGTACAACGTGCTGTCTGCCATGATGGCGTACCTGGGCATGATCACTGGCATCCTCATTGGCCATTACGCAGAAAACGTCTCCATGTGGATATTCGCCCTGACCGCCGGCCTCTTCATGTACGTCGCGCTGGTGGACATG ATGCCGGAGATGCTTCACAACAACGCCGGGGACCACGGCTTCAGCCACTGCGGCTACTTCCTCCTGCAGAACGCCGGCATCCTGTTGGGATTTAGCATCATGCTGCTCATCGCCATCTTCGAGCACAAGATCCAGCTGGACTTGGGGCCCTAA
- the LOC111845904 gene encoding uncharacterized protein isoform X2 produces the protein MASSHTVMHLQRKLKNLQQQRGKKGGSVESRTLVTVVPTMRSTMSGSSLIPPRDAHYSHRGVPLLQPMPGVLAQSLDGFVTDMRTLTKPENGPKDSTYGRGEVQSTARESILPGKGSSKPFTELLPLGRSVPMVTVPPSTLAPDPWGSESTQTFSIRPSFGFVPPSAVAPPMGGYYFQRDPAANIELSPQRLANNSHQTDSGPSTCRDVLCPMPGYLGAFTDSATMSPSHQYPAYLPIQPLFYRFDTYKKVPLQTSELSAFSPLHSFHPLPADPIAARPPTRRAGHRDSDAGRRRIKETIASQKGVESRFVADIELRFPQKKERRRQRVALGKAPSLEEGKQHKDMMDLSSRSRISPQETQKGRRLRGTITTERKGLFIPEKSHLIKEHMHSQNPQRVEAKLWNGFSRKDSETCSAQVDSGSCQRSSKPQNSLKALDLSPRYQQNKYRDEHKHMRSCTSRCQDPPFHQEAPIPQHGQVEERVPMPPRDGPSPGQGHRVIRSISMPNLLLMQVPLAKYEALKAMCEAGVGVKEGLQKEDLNSNREPSQGGAQHNVRAPGSLEPAFDTKTLIWCIADTKRAEGMLQLSMERSENSAQEKPKTTMDREGSSVSPAYISVHDNKEFFSAAQHESPGVVTIKPPQNTKRQLSEEADDSLQSVTQKRRSTAPSPAPPQNSILDGPPLGGSEPENLYSTLPDLKPQLYPEYREDHTDLVCDLPEFEGQNQGEVQNLGSTGFSGEESMEMSPDHEKRWKPQWQGIEEILETYRGYAEERTFEEKILQEQLRTLKEKNNELSLIAKKLNTRMQSLQATKDRLEKEQKEHEAALTYLRNCLGLI, from the exons ATGGCATCTAGCCACACCGTCATGCACCTGCAGAGGAAGCTGAAGAACCTGCAGCAGCAACGTGGCAAGAAAG ggggcagtgtggagtcCAGGACCCTGGTGACTGTGGTACCTACTATGAGGAGCACGATGAGTGGGTCCTCCCTCATCCCCCCCAGAGATGCCCATTACTCCCACAGGGGTGTGCCACTGCTCCAACCTATGCCTGGTGTGCTGGCCCAGAGCCTGGATGGGTTTGTGACAGATATGAGGACCCTGACCAAACCAGAAAACGGCCCCAAAG ATTCAACATATGGTAGAGGGGAGGTCCAGTCCACGGCCAGAGAATCCATATTACCTGGAAAGGGCTCCAGCAAGCCCTTCACAGAGCTCCTGCCGCTGGGAAGGAGTGTACCCATGGTGACCGTGCCGCCGTCGACTCTCGCCCCTGATCCATGGGGGTCAGAAAGCACACAG ACTTTCTCAATACGCCCCTCGTTTGGCTTTGTCCCTCCCTCTGCCGTCGCCCCTCCCATGGGAGGCTACTATTTCCAGAGGGACCCAGCGGCCAACATAGAACTGTCTCCACAAAG GCTAGCCAACAACAGTCATCAAACAGACTCTGGTCCCAGCACCTGCAGAGATGTCCTCTGTCCAATGCCTGGGTACCTTGGTGCATTTACCGACTCAGCCACGATGTCGCCTTCTCATCAATACCCTGCTTACCTTCCTATCCAGCCATTGTTTTACAG ATTTGACACATACAAGAAGGTGCCTCTTCAGACTTCGGAGCTGAGTGCATTCTCTCCTCTGCACTCGTTCCACCCCCTGCCTGCGGACCCCATCGCTGCCAGGCCGCCGACCCGCAGGGCTGGGCACCGAGACAGCGATGCTGGCAGAAG GAGGATTAAGGAGACGATTGCAAGCCAAAAGGGTGTGGAGAGCAGGTTTGTTGCTGATATAGAGCTGAGGTTTCCCCAGAAGAAAGAGAGGAGGAGACAGAGGGTCGCCTTGGGCAAAGCCCCCAGCCTAGAGGAGGGCAAGCAGCACAAAGACATGATG GACTTGAGCTCAAGGTCAAGGATATCTCCACAAGAGACACAAAAGG GGAGAAGACTCCGTGGGACCATCACAACTGAACGAAAGGGCCTGTTCATTCCAGAAAAATCTCATCTCATTAAGGAACATATGCATTCCCAAAATCCACAACGAGTAGAAGCAAAACTCTGGAATGGTTTCAGCAGAAAAGACAGTGAAACATG CTCAGCCCAAGTGGATTCTGGGAGCTGCCAGAGAAGCTCAAAGCCACAGAATTCATTAAAGGCATTAGACCTCAGTCCGAGGTACCAGCAGAATAAGTATAGGGATGAACATAAGCACATGAGAAGCTGTACCAGTCGATGCCAGGACCCTCCCTTCCACCAGGAGGCGCCCATTCCCCAACATGGACAGGTGGAGGAAAGGGTACCTATGCCACCCAGAGATGGGCCCAGCCCCGGACAGGGTCATAGGGTGATACGGTCCATTTCCATGCCcaacctgcttttaatgcaggTTCCTCTAGCCAAATACGAAGCATTAAAGGCTATGTGTGAGGCAGGTGTTGGTGTGAAGGAGGGACTGCAAAAGGAAGACCTTAATTCAAACAGAGAGCCATCTCAGGGTGGAGCACAACACAACGTCAGAGCGCCAGGGAGTCTAGAACCAGCGTTTGACACGAAGACTTTGATCTGGTGCATTGCTGACACCAAGCGGGCAGAAGGGATGCTTCAGCTGTCCATGGAAAGAA GTGAAAATTCAGCTCAAGAAAAACCCAAAACAACGATGGACAGAGAAGGATCCTCTGTGTCCCCAGCATATAtttctgtacatgacaataaagaatTCTTCAGCGCAGCTCAACATGAG TCACCAGGGGTGGTGACGATTAAGCCTCCACAAAACACGAAGAGACAACTGTCTGAAGAAGCAGATGACTCTCTTCAATCCGTCACCCAGAAGAGGAGATCAACTGCACCCTCTCCAGCTCCACCCCAAAACAGCATCCTGGATGGACCCCCCCTGGGTGGGAGTGAGCCAGAGAACCTTTATTCCACTCTGCCCGACCTGAAGCCTCAGCTCTATCCTGAGTATAGAG AGGATCACACGGACCTTGTGTGCGATTTGCCCGAGTTTGAAGGTCAAAATCAAGGTGAGGTTCAGAATCTGGGTTCCACCGGCTTCTCAGGTGAAGAGTCTATGGAGATGTCCCCAGACCATGAGAAAAGGTGGAAACCTCAATGGCAGGGCATTGAGGAGATCCTGGAGACCTACAGAGGCTACGCTGAAG AGAGAACATTTGAAGAAAAGATACTTCAAGAACAACTCAGGACGTTGAAGGAGAAAAACAATGAATTGAGTTTAATTGCAAAAAAATTGAACACTCGAATGCAG agTCTACAGGCCACCAAAGACAGGTTGGAGAAAGAGCAGAAGGAGCATGAGGCAGCCCTGACCTACCTAAGGAACTGTCTTGGCCTCATCTAG
- the LOC111845904 gene encoding uncharacterized protein isoform X1 — translation MASSHTVMHLQRKLKNLQQQRGKKAGGSVESRTLVTVVPTMRSTMSGSSLIPPRDAHYSHRGVPLLQPMPGVLAQSLDGFVTDMRTLTKPENGPKDSTYGRGEVQSTARESILPGKGSSKPFTELLPLGRSVPMVTVPPSTLAPDPWGSESTQTFSIRPSFGFVPPSAVAPPMGGYYFQRDPAANIELSPQRLANNSHQTDSGPSTCRDVLCPMPGYLGAFTDSATMSPSHQYPAYLPIQPLFYRFDTYKKVPLQTSELSAFSPLHSFHPLPADPIAARPPTRRAGHRDSDAGRRRIKETIASQKGVESRFVADIELRFPQKKERRRQRVALGKAPSLEEGKQHKDMMDLSSRSRISPQETQKGRRLRGTITTERKGLFIPEKSHLIKEHMHSQNPQRVEAKLWNGFSRKDSETCSAQVDSGSCQRSSKPQNSLKALDLSPRYQQNKYRDEHKHMRSCTSRCQDPPFHQEAPIPQHGQVEERVPMPPRDGPSPGQGHRVIRSISMPNLLLMQVPLAKYEALKAMCEAGVGVKEGLQKEDLNSNREPSQGGAQHNVRAPGSLEPAFDTKTLIWCIADTKRAEGMLQLSMERSENSAQEKPKTTMDREGSSVSPAYISVHDNKEFFSAAQHESPGVVTIKPPQNTKRQLSEEADDSLQSVTQKRRSTAPSPAPPQNSILDGPPLGGSEPENLYSTLPDLKPQLYPEYREDHTDLVCDLPEFEGQNQGEVQNLGSTGFSGEESMEMSPDHEKRWKPQWQGIEEILETYRGYAEERTFEEKILQEQLRTLKEKNNELSLIAKKLNTRMQSLQATKDRLEKEQKEHEAALTYLRNCLGLI, via the exons ATGGCATCTAGCCACACCGTCATGCACCTGCAGAGGAAGCTGAAGAACCTGCAGCAGCAACGTGGCAAGAAAG cagggggcagtgtggagtcCAGGACCCTGGTGACTGTGGTACCTACTATGAGGAGCACGATGAGTGGGTCCTCCCTCATCCCCCCCAGAGATGCCCATTACTCCCACAGGGGTGTGCCACTGCTCCAACCTATGCCTGGTGTGCTGGCCCAGAGCCTGGATGGGTTTGTGACAGATATGAGGACCCTGACCAAACCAGAAAACGGCCCCAAAG ATTCAACATATGGTAGAGGGGAGGTCCAGTCCACGGCCAGAGAATCCATATTACCTGGAAAGGGCTCCAGCAAGCCCTTCACAGAGCTCCTGCCGCTGGGAAGGAGTGTACCCATGGTGACCGTGCCGCCGTCGACTCTCGCCCCTGATCCATGGGGGTCAGAAAGCACACAG ACTTTCTCAATACGCCCCTCGTTTGGCTTTGTCCCTCCCTCTGCCGTCGCCCCTCCCATGGGAGGCTACTATTTCCAGAGGGACCCAGCGGCCAACATAGAACTGTCTCCACAAAG GCTAGCCAACAACAGTCATCAAACAGACTCTGGTCCCAGCACCTGCAGAGATGTCCTCTGTCCAATGCCTGGGTACCTTGGTGCATTTACCGACTCAGCCACGATGTCGCCTTCTCATCAATACCCTGCTTACCTTCCTATCCAGCCATTGTTTTACAG ATTTGACACATACAAGAAGGTGCCTCTTCAGACTTCGGAGCTGAGTGCATTCTCTCCTCTGCACTCGTTCCACCCCCTGCCTGCGGACCCCATCGCTGCCAGGCCGCCGACCCGCAGGGCTGGGCACCGAGACAGCGATGCTGGCAGAAG GAGGATTAAGGAGACGATTGCAAGCCAAAAGGGTGTGGAGAGCAGGTTTGTTGCTGATATAGAGCTGAGGTTTCCCCAGAAGAAAGAGAGGAGGAGACAGAGGGTCGCCTTGGGCAAAGCCCCCAGCCTAGAGGAGGGCAAGCAGCACAAAGACATGATG GACTTGAGCTCAAGGTCAAGGATATCTCCACAAGAGACACAAAAGG GGAGAAGACTCCGTGGGACCATCACAACTGAACGAAAGGGCCTGTTCATTCCAGAAAAATCTCATCTCATTAAGGAACATATGCATTCCCAAAATCCACAACGAGTAGAAGCAAAACTCTGGAATGGTTTCAGCAGAAAAGACAGTGAAACATG CTCAGCCCAAGTGGATTCTGGGAGCTGCCAGAGAAGCTCAAAGCCACAGAATTCATTAAAGGCATTAGACCTCAGTCCGAGGTACCAGCAGAATAAGTATAGGGATGAACATAAGCACATGAGAAGCTGTACCAGTCGATGCCAGGACCCTCCCTTCCACCAGGAGGCGCCCATTCCCCAACATGGACAGGTGGAGGAAAGGGTACCTATGCCACCCAGAGATGGGCCCAGCCCCGGACAGGGTCATAGGGTGATACGGTCCATTTCCATGCCcaacctgcttttaatgcaggTTCCTCTAGCCAAATACGAAGCATTAAAGGCTATGTGTGAGGCAGGTGTTGGTGTGAAGGAGGGACTGCAAAAGGAAGACCTTAATTCAAACAGAGAGCCATCTCAGGGTGGAGCACAACACAACGTCAGAGCGCCAGGGAGTCTAGAACCAGCGTTTGACACGAAGACTTTGATCTGGTGCATTGCTGACACCAAGCGGGCAGAAGGGATGCTTCAGCTGTCCATGGAAAGAA GTGAAAATTCAGCTCAAGAAAAACCCAAAACAACGATGGACAGAGAAGGATCCTCTGTGTCCCCAGCATATAtttctgtacatgacaataaagaatTCTTCAGCGCAGCTCAACATGAG TCACCAGGGGTGGTGACGATTAAGCCTCCACAAAACACGAAGAGACAACTGTCTGAAGAAGCAGATGACTCTCTTCAATCCGTCACCCAGAAGAGGAGATCAACTGCACCCTCTCCAGCTCCACCCCAAAACAGCATCCTGGATGGACCCCCCCTGGGTGGGAGTGAGCCAGAGAACCTTTATTCCACTCTGCCCGACCTGAAGCCTCAGCTCTATCCTGAGTATAGAG AGGATCACACGGACCTTGTGTGCGATTTGCCCGAGTTTGAAGGTCAAAATCAAGGTGAGGTTCAGAATCTGGGTTCCACCGGCTTCTCAGGTGAAGAGTCTATGGAGATGTCCCCAGACCATGAGAAAAGGTGGAAACCTCAATGGCAGGGCATTGAGGAGATCCTGGAGACCTACAGAGGCTACGCTGAAG AGAGAACATTTGAAGAAAAGATACTTCAAGAACAACTCAGGACGTTGAAGGAGAAAAACAATGAATTGAGTTTAATTGCAAAAAAATTGAACACTCGAATGCAG agTCTACAGGCCACCAAAGACAGGTTGGAGAAAGAGCAGAAGGAGCATGAGGCAGCCCTGACCTACCTAAGGAACTGTCTTGGCCTCATCTAG